The following are encoded together in the Daucus carota subsp. sativus chromosome 5, DH1 v3.0, whole genome shotgun sequence genome:
- the LOC108222824 gene encoding pre-mRNA-splicing factor RSE1 isoform X3, which translates to MEIVINKVSRLKMQGRDALAIISDSGKLSILTFCSEMHRFSPLSQTQLSSPGNSRHQIGRMLTIDSNGYFIAVSAYEFQVAFFKISMSSGNDIIEKRISYPSETEGDTNTSGLVSSIGGTIWSMCFISNDLRQSYKEHNPVLAILLSRRDSVVTELLLLEWDIEEDNAHVLSQYSDAGSLAHNITEVPGLYGFAFLFRVGDILLMDLRDAHNPCCVFRTSLCSLSTAVEELNDAEESCKVHSVEEECIFDVAASALLELGDIHKDKDDDPMNVDSECGNVNSTSCHVCSWSWEPENVKNPRMIFSVDSGELYMVEIYSDSSGPKVNLSDCLYKGLPSKALLWVEGGLVAAFVEMGDGMVLQLEEGRLLYKNPIQNIAPILDMSVVDYIDEKHDQMFACCGMAPEGSLRIIQNGISVEKLLKTPPIYHGVTGTWTIKMKVTDSYHALLVLSFVEETRVLSVGVSFTDVTDSVGFRPDVCTLACGLVGDGLLVQIYQKAVILCLPTTGVHPEGIPLSSPVCSSWVADNMNISLGAVGHNVIIVATSNPCLLYILGVRFLSAYRYEIYQLYHVQLQNELSCISIPEKHSILKPSTPHSSCPDSTFSVPVDIGNTFVIGTHKPSVEVISFIPDKGIKVVAIGTISLTNTMGTTISGCIPQDIRLVLVDRLYVLSGLRNGMLLRFDWPSTSMMSSFESTLQKPCSGLSVPPSIAHTNRNSSGPVSSERMKENCPVYLQLIAVRRIGITPAFLIPLTDSLDADIITLSDRPWLLQTARHSLMYTSISFQPSTHATPVCSAECPNGVMFVAENSLHLVEMVQSKRLNVQKFPLGGTPRKVLFHNESRLLLVMRNDLSSDSYSSDVCYVDPLSGSILSSFKLDPGETGKCMELVKVGHEHVLVIGTSLSVGPAMMPSGEAESSSQGRLIVLSLEHRQHSDADSMTHGSKASSSSQRTSPFRDVTGYVAEQLSNSSMCSSPDENNFDGIKLEETEAWSIKLCYSTKLSGMVLAVCPYLDRYFLASAGSVFYVCGFPNDNYQRVRRLAVARTRFMIRTLTAHFTRIAVGDCRDGILFFSYHEDARKLEQLYCDPVQRLVADCMLMDADTAVVSDRKGSVAVLSRPSHVEDNASPESNLTLNCSFYMGEIAMSISKGSLLYKLPADDAFRGCDVANTVFNVSCNSILISTLLGSIISFVPLSREEYEILEAVQARLVVHPLTAPILGNDHNEFRSRESAVTVPRILDGDMLAQFLELTSMQQEAVLSLPLGSPKTVMLSLKSSPPPITANQVVRILERVHYALN; encoded by the exons GTTTTCACCACTGTCACAAACTCAACTCTCAAGTCCTGGGAACTCGAGGCATCAAATTGGTAGGATGCTGACCATAGATTCCAA TGGTTATTTTATTGCGGTTAGTGCATATGAGTTTCAAGTGGCCTTCTTCAAAATTTCAATGTCTTCCGGTAATGATATCATTGAAAAG AGAATATCTTATCCTTCTGAAACTGAAGGAGATACAAATACTAGTGGACTAGTTTCCAGTATTGGTGGCACAATTTGGAGCATGTGCTTTATTTCAAATGATCTACGGCAATCATATAAGGAGCACAACCCTGTATTAGCCATTCTTCTGAGTAG GAGAGATTCAGTAGTCACAGAATTGTTATTGTTAGAATGGGATATTGAGGAAGATAATGCACATGTGTTGTCTCAGTATTCAGATGCCGGATCCCTAGCCCATAACATAACTGAAGTTCCGGGATTATATGGATTTGCGTTTCTGTTTAGGGTTGGTGATATCCTCTTAATGGATTTAAGAGATGCTCATAATCCCTGTTGTGTTTTTAGAACGAGTTTGTGTTCTTTATCCACTGCTGTCGAGGAGCTCAATGATGCTGAAGAATCGTGTAAAGTACATAGTGTTGAAGAAGAATGTATATTTGACGTGGCTGCCTCTGCTTTACTGGAGCTTGGTGACATACATAAAGATAAAGATGATGACCCCATGAATGTAGACAGTGAATGTGGGAATGTCAATTCAACCTCCTGCCATGTGTGTTCATGGAGCTGGGAACCAGAAAATGTGAAAAACCCAAGGATGATTTTCAGCGTAGATTCTGGAGAGCTATATATGGTTGAGATTTATTCTGATTCTTCTGGGCCAAAAGTTAACCTATCCGATTGTCTCTACAAAGGCCTTCCATCCAAGGCCCTTTTGTGGGTCGAAGGTGGATTGGTCGCTGCATTTGTGGAGATGGGTGATGGAATGGTACTGCAACTGGAAGAAGGGAGGTTACTCTACAAAAATCCTATCCAGAATATAGCACCAATATTAGATATGTCAGTTGTGGATTACATTGATGAGAAACATGATCAAATGTTTGCCTGCTGTGGAATGGCACCAGAGGGGTCTTTAAGAATCATTCAAAATGGTATTAGCGtagaaaaattattgaaaactcCTCCTATTTATCATGGCGTTACTGGTACCTGGACAATTAAGATGAAAGTTACTGATTCTTATCATGCTTTGCTCGTACTTTCATTCGTTGAAGAGACTAGGGTGCTTTCTGTTGGTGTAAGCTTTACTGATGTTACTGACTCAGTTGGTTTCCGACCTGATGTCTGCACTCTTGCATGTGGTCTTGTTGGGGATGGTTTGCTAGTGCAGATTTACCAGAAAGCAGTTATACTTTGTTTACCTACTACAGGTGTCCACCCTGAAGGTATTCCATTGTCATCTCCAGTTTGTAGTTCCTGGGTCGCTGACAATATGAATATTAGTCTTGGAGCTGTTGGACATAACGTAATTATTGTAGCTACTTCAAATCCATGCTTATTATATATTCTTGGTGTAAGGTTTTTGTCAGCTTATCGATATGAAATATATCAGCTGTACCATGTGCAATTGCAGAATGAGTTGTCCTGCATTTCCATTCCTGAAAAACACTCTATCCTAAAGCCTTCAACTCCTCACTCCAGTTGCCCAGACAGTACCTTTTCTGTTCCAGTTGACATTGGTAATACTTTTGTAATTGGTACTCATAAGCCTTCAGTTGAAGTCATATCCTTTATACCAGATAAAGGCATAAAGGTTGTTGCGATAGGAACCATTTCACTAACAAATACCATGGGCACAACCATCAGTGGCTGTATTCCGCAGGATATAAGGCTTGTACTAGTTGATCGACTCTACGTTCTTTCAGGATTGAGGAACGGAATGTTACTTAGGTTTGATTGGCCTTCTACCTCTATGATGTCCTCATTCGAGTCAACTCTTCAGAAACCTTGTAGTGGTTTGTCTGTGCCTCCTTCAATTGCGCACACAAACAGAAACTCCTCGGGCCCTGTATCATCTGAGAGAATGAAGGAGAATTGTCCTGTATACCTGCAGTTGATTGCAGTACGCCGCATAGGTATTACTCCTGCCTTCTTGATTCCGCTGACAGATTCCCTTGACGCTGATATAATAACTCTCAGTGATAGGCCTTGGTTGTTGCAAACTGCAAGGCACAGTCTCATGTATACATCCATATCATTTCAACCTTCAACACACGCCACCCCTGTATGCTCCGCTGAGTGTCCTAATGGAGTTATGTTTGTTGCAGAGAACAGTCTCCACTTG GTGGAGATGGTTCAAAGTAAGAGACTTAATGTACAAAAGTTCCCTCTTGGAGGTACTCCGAGGAAGGTTCTATTTCATAATGAAAGCAGGTTGTTACTTGTCATGAGGAATGATCTTAGTAGTGACTCTTATTCATCAGACGTATGCTATGTTGACCCTCTCAGCGGGTCAATTCTGTCATCATTCAAACTTGACCCTGGGGAAACGGGAAAATGTATGGAGCTGGTGAAGGTTGGACACGAACATGTGTTGGTAATTGGAACTAGTCTTTCTGTGGGACCAGCAATGATGCCCAGTGGTGAAGCTGAAAG CAGCTCACAGGGACGACTGATAGTCCTCAGCCTTGAGCATAGACAACATTCTGATGCTGATTCCATGACACATGGTTCAAAGGCTAGTTCATCTTCTCAAAGAACTTCACCTTTTCGTGACGTCACTGGGTATGTTGCTGAACAGCTGTCAAATAGTAGTATGTGCAGCAGTCCGGATGAAAATAACTTTGACGGGATCAAGCTTGAAGAAACTGAAGCTTGgagtataaaattatgttattcAACTAAGCTGTCTGGAATGGTACTCGCAGTTTGTCCATATCTTGATCGTTATTTCTTGGCCTCTGCTGGTTCTGTT TTCTATGTTTGTGGTTTTCCAAATGATAATTACCAAAGGGTGAGAAGACTAGCTGTTGCGAGAACCCGATTTATGATACGGACTTTGACTGCACATTTTACAAGAATCGCTGTTGGTGATTGCAGAGATGGCATTCTCTTCTTTTCGTACCATGAG GATGCAAGAAAACTGGAGCAACTTTATTGCGACCCAGTCCAGAGGCTAGTTGCTGATTGCATGCTTATGGATGCTGATACTGCTGTTGTGTCAGATCGCAAAGGGAGTGTTGCTGTTTTGTCGCGGCCGAGTCATGTAGAAG ATAATGCTAGTCCTGAAAGCAACTTAACACTGAATTGTTCCTTCTATATGGGTGAGATTGCGATGAGCATCAGCAAG GGTTCACTTCTGTACAAACTCCCCGCTGATGATGCATTCAGAGGTTGTGATGTTGCCAATACAGTGTTCAATGTTTCCTGCAACAGCATCTTGATCAGCACTCTGTTGGGAAGCATAATAAGCTTTGTTCCTCTTTCAAG GGAGGAATATGAAATCTTAGAAGCTGTTCAAGCTCGTCTTGTTGTTCACCCTCTGACAGCCCCTATTTTAGGAAATGATCATAATGAGTTCCGCAGCCGCGAAAGTGCG GTCACTGTGCCCAGAATACTTGATGGTGATATGCTAGCTCAATTTTTGGAACTCACGAGTATGCAACAAGAGGCAGTGTTGTCCCTTCCGCTTGGTTCACCAAAAACTGTAATGCTGAGTCTAAAGTCATCTCCTCCACCAATTACAGCTAATCAGGTCGTGCGCATTCTTGAACGAGTTCATTATGCCCTCAATTGA